The Streptomyces sp. NBC_00691 genome has a segment encoding these proteins:
- a CDS encoding LLM class flavin-dependent oxidoreductase, whose amino-acid sequence MQFGIFTVGDVTTDPTTGRTPTEHERIKNTVAIALKAEEVGLDVFATGEHHNPPFVPSSPTTLLGHIAARTENLILSTSTTLITTNDPVKIAEDYATLQHLADGRVDLMMGRGNTGPVYPWFGQDIRQGIPLAIENYALLHKLWREDVVDWEGKFRSALQGFTSTPRPLDDVPPFVWHGSIRSPEIAEQAAYYGDGFFANHIFWPKQHTEKMVRLYRQRYAHYGHGTPEQAIVGLGGQVFMRKNSQDAIREFRPYFDNAPVYGHGPSLEEFSRETPLTVGSPQEVIERTLSFRDYVGDYQRQLFLVDHAGLPLKTVLEQLDILGEEVVPVLRKEFANLRPAGVPDSAPLHPAVLKTRTRKES is encoded by the coding sequence GCACGAGCGGATCAAGAACACCGTCGCCATCGCGCTCAAGGCCGAGGAGGTCGGGCTGGACGTCTTCGCGACCGGTGAACACCACAACCCGCCGTTCGTGCCCTCCTCCCCCACCACCCTCCTCGGGCACATCGCCGCCCGTACGGAGAACCTGATCCTCTCCACCTCCACCACGCTGATCACCACCAACGACCCGGTGAAGATCGCCGAGGACTACGCGACCCTCCAGCACCTCGCCGACGGCCGCGTGGACCTGATGATGGGCCGCGGCAACACAGGCCCCGTCTACCCGTGGTTCGGCCAGGACATCCGGCAGGGCATCCCGCTCGCCATCGAGAACTACGCGCTCCTCCACAAGCTGTGGAGGGAGGACGTGGTCGACTGGGAGGGAAAGTTCCGCTCCGCCCTCCAGGGCTTCACCTCCACCCCGCGCCCGCTCGACGACGTCCCGCCGTTCGTCTGGCACGGCTCCATCCGCTCCCCGGAGATCGCCGAGCAGGCCGCCTACTACGGCGACGGGTTCTTCGCGAACCACATCTTCTGGCCCAAGCAGCACACCGAGAAGATGGTCCGCCTCTACCGCCAGCGGTACGCCCACTACGGCCACGGCACCCCCGAGCAGGCGATCGTCGGCCTCGGCGGCCAGGTGTTCATGCGCAAGAACTCGCAGGACGCGATACGGGAGTTCCGCCCGTACTTCGACAACGCGCCGGTCTACGGCCACGGCCCCTCCCTGGAGGAGTTCTCCCGGGAGACCCCGCTGACCGTCGGATCGCCGCAGGAGGTCATCGAGCGCACCCTGTCCTTCCGCGACTACGTGGGTGACTACCAGCGCCAGCTGTTCCTGGTCGACCACGCGGGACTGCCGCTCAAGACCGTCCTGGAGCAGCTCGACATCCTCGGCGAGGAGGTCGTGCCGGTGCTGCGCAAGGAGTTCGCGAACCTGCGCCCGGCCGGCGTCCCGGACTCCGCGCCGCTCCACCCCGCCGTCCTGAAGACCCGTACCCGGAAGGAGTCGTAA
- a CDS encoding FMN reductase, with product MRTLKLVAVSAGLSSPSSTRLLADRLLQAARHRLAEQEYAVDVQVVELRDLAVDIANNLVTGFPSGRLQDAIDAVAGADGVIAVTPVFTASYSGLFKSFFDLIDPVALTGTPVLVGATGGTARHSLVLDHALRPLFAYLRALVVPTAVYAASEDWGTGGDTASPTGWRDGLPSRITRAGNEFADTVAARPSRPADDGEVVPFEKQLADLRMD from the coding sequence ATGCGGACCCTCAAGCTGGTCGCCGTCTCCGCCGGCCTCAGCTCGCCCTCCTCCACCCGCCTCCTCGCCGACCGGCTCCTCCAGGCGGCGCGCCACCGGCTGGCCGAGCAGGAGTACGCCGTCGACGTCCAGGTCGTCGAACTGCGCGACCTGGCCGTGGACATCGCGAACAACCTCGTGACCGGCTTCCCCTCCGGGCGGCTCCAGGACGCGATCGACGCGGTGGCCGGCGCGGACGGGGTCATCGCCGTGACCCCGGTCTTCACCGCCTCGTACAGCGGTCTGTTCAAGTCGTTCTTCGACCTGATCGACCCGGTCGCGCTGACCGGCACCCCGGTCCTCGTCGGGGCGACCGGCGGCACCGCCCGGCACTCGCTCGTCCTGGACCACGCGCTGCGGCCGCTCTTCGCCTATCTGCGGGCCCTCGTCGTCCCGACCGCCGTCTACGCGGCTTCGGAGGACTGGGGCACGGGCGGCGACACGGCCTCCCCGACGGGATGGAGGGACGGGCTGCCCTCCAGGATCACCCGGGCGGGGAACGAGTTCGCGGACACGGTCGCGGCCCGGCCGTCCCGGCCGGCCGACGACGGCGAGGTCGTCCCGTTCGAGAAGCAATTGGCCGATCTGCGGATGGATTGA
- a CDS encoding universal stress protein, with amino-acid sequence MAGRIVVGVDGSEPSLKALRWAAGQAALTGDSLQAVIGWEYPASWAAAPGVPPDFDPQMLAEQSLDESLAKALDPAVAAGVTRTVVSGNPAQALIDQAEGASLLVVGDRGHTGFKAAVLGSVSSRVTQHAPCPVVVVRGTDD; translated from the coding sequence ATGGCCGGCAGGATCGTGGTGGGCGTGGACGGCTCGGAACCGTCCCTGAAAGCGCTGCGGTGGGCGGCCGGGCAGGCCGCCCTCACTGGGGACTCCCTCCAGGCGGTCATCGGCTGGGAGTACCCGGCGTCCTGGGCGGCGGCGCCCGGGGTACCGCCGGACTTCGACCCCCAGATGCTCGCCGAGCAGTCCCTGGACGAGTCCCTGGCCAAGGCGCTCGACCCGGCCGTCGCCGCCGGCGTGACCCGGACGGTCGTCAGCGGCAACCCGGCCCAGGCTCTGATCGACCAGGCCGAGGGCGCGTCCCTGCTGGTCGTCGGCGACCGCGGCCACACCGGTTTCAAGGCGGCGGTCCTGGGCTCCGTCTCCAGCAGGGTGACCCAGCACGCCCCGTGCCCGGTGGTGGTCGTACGGGGCACGGACGACTGA
- a CDS encoding MerR family transcriptional regulator, protein MPAPVSGPMLTIGDFARASRLSARALRRYDELGLLPPARVDPFTGYRHYAVEQLERARLIAWLRRIGMPLAEVGRVCALSASDASGAARAIRGYWARVESETAARRDLAASLVDRLKGPTEMSDEMAEAMDYGMGDGTGDGMTDGSGDRTTGAPRAVRASAVGGPVGRAAFVLRTAVRLDRGLVRAAQQDAAHADPHLLAVADGYGPEGGRAALAAVGALEAVPPPAPSARAGDVLNALEDAVRTADGAVSGLDGSGTTLTAAVWTGGRLALAHVGDSRAYLLRDGSLVRLTRDHTVVQALVDAGELDPAEAVDRPDRALLLKALDGGDVPPEPELGVHETRPGDRYLLCTDGLSAVAPAEAIRHALAAGVGPEEAADALVALARGLGAPDNVACVVADVVPA, encoded by the coding sequence ATGCCTGCGCCCGTGTCCGGGCCGATGCTGACCATCGGGGACTTCGCCCGTGCCTCCCGGCTCTCCGCCAGGGCGCTGCGCCGCTACGACGAGTTGGGCCTGCTGCCGCCCGCCCGCGTCGACCCGTTCACCGGCTACCGCCACTACGCGGTGGAACAGCTCGAACGGGCCCGGCTGATCGCCTGGCTGCGGCGGATCGGCATGCCGCTCGCCGAGGTGGGACGGGTCTGCGCGCTGTCCGCTTCGGACGCGTCGGGCGCGGCCCGCGCGATCCGCGGCTACTGGGCGCGGGTCGAGTCGGAGACGGCGGCACGGCGGGACCTGGCGGCCTCCCTGGTGGACCGGCTGAAGGGACCCACCGAGATGAGCGACGAGATGGCCGAGGCGATGGACTACGGGATGGGCGACGGGACGGGCGACGGGATGACGGACGGCTCGGGGGACCGGACGACCGGCGCGCCGCGTGCCGTGCGCGCCTCGGCGGTCGGCGGGCCGGTGGGCCGGGCCGCCTTCGTGCTGCGGACCGCTGTCCGTCTCGACCGCGGCCTGGTCCGGGCCGCCCAGCAGGACGCGGCCCACGCGGACCCGCACCTGCTGGCCGTCGCCGACGGGTACGGACCCGAGGGCGGGCGGGCCGCGCTGGCCGCCGTCGGAGCCCTGGAGGCCGTACCGCCACCGGCTCCCTCGGCGCGGGCCGGGGACGTGCTCAACGCCCTGGAGGACGCGGTGCGCACGGCCGACGGCGCGGTCTCCGGGTTGGACGGGTCGGGCACGACCCTGACCGCGGCCGTGTGGACGGGCGGCCGTCTGGCCCTGGCTCACGTGGGCGACTCGCGCGCGTACCTGCTGCGGGACGGCTCGCTCGTACGCCTCACCCGCGACCACACCGTGGTCCAGGCCCTCGTCGACGCGGGCGAGCTCGACCCGGCCGAGGCGGTGGACCGCCCCGACCGGGCGCTGCTCCTGAAGGCCCTGGACGGCGGGGACGTGCCGCCCGAGCCGGAGCTGGGAGTGCACGAGACGCGGCCCGGCGACCGCTATCTGCTGTGCACGGACGGGCTGTCGGCGGTCGCGCCGGCCGAGGCCATCCGCCATGCGCTCGCCGCGGGCGTCGGTCCGGAGGAGGCGGCCGACGCCCTGGTCGCGCTGGCGCGGGGCCTGGGCGCCCCCGACAACGTGGCGTGCGTGGTGGCGGACGTGGTGCCCGCCTGA
- a CDS encoding VOC family protein, translating into MDIRLELIGVPVTDIDRAKDFYERVGFHADHDIPVSDDIRFVQMTPPGSACSIAFGKGITEMPPGSLDNMQVVVTDIEEAHRDLTGRGIEVSAIDDQPWGSFVYFADPDGNRWAVQQTTPRGK; encoded by the coding sequence ATGGACATCAGACTCGAACTGATCGGCGTGCCCGTCACCGACATCGACCGGGCCAAGGACTTCTACGAGCGCGTGGGCTTCCACGCCGATCACGACATCCCGGTCAGCGACGACATCCGCTTCGTCCAGATGACCCCGCCCGGCTCGGCCTGCTCGATCGCCTTCGGCAAGGGGATCACGGAGATGCCCCCCGGCTCCCTGGACAACATGCAGGTCGTCGTCACCGACATCGAGGAGGCCCACCGCGACCTCACCGGCCGCGGGATCGAGGTCAGCGCGATCGACGACCAGCCCTGGGGCTCCTTCGTGTACTTCGCCGACCCGGACGGGAACCGCTGGGCGGTGCAGCAGACCACTCCGCGCGGGAAGTAG
- a CDS encoding aminotransferase-like domain-containing protein: MEEYRRIADRVEAAVRDGRLRPGDRLPPQRVFARRHAIANSTAIRVYGELARRGLVVGEVGRGTFVRAAPPLPGPALAEATGAAPVDLQLNYPVAEGQSELMARALAALARSDVLARAVSRPAAATGTPEARDAAAAVLARPGWAPDPESVLFAGNGRQAIAAALSALVPPGGRLGVEALTYPLVKAVAETLGIRLVPLALDEEGVRPEALAAAHRAAPLAAVYLQPTLHNPLSSTAGEERRAELAELLRTMDLTAVEDTTWAFLVPDAPAPLAAHAPERVLLVDSLSKRLAPGLTVGYLVVPGRFRAAVAQALRSGAWTAGGLALAAATRWTADGTVAEVVAAKRADAGARHALVRRRLAGQAVRTSPYAYYCWWELPAPWRAEAFTAAAAARAGVAVTPGSAFAVGGRDGTGTAPDALRIGLASPPRGVLDEALGRLAALAAEGAEGPERG, translated from the coding sequence ATGGAGGAGTACCGGAGGATCGCCGACCGGGTCGAGGCCGCCGTGCGGGACGGGCGGCTGCGCCCCGGTGACCGGCTGCCGCCCCAGCGGGTCTTCGCCCGCCGGCACGCCATCGCGAACTCGACGGCCATCCGCGTGTACGGCGAACTCGCCCGGCGCGGCCTCGTCGTCGGGGAGGTCGGGCGCGGCACCTTCGTCCGGGCCGCGCCCCCGCTCCCGGGGCCCGCGCTCGCCGAGGCGACCGGTGCCGCGCCCGTCGACCTCCAGCTCAACTACCCGGTCGCCGAAGGGCAGTCGGAGCTGATGGCCCGGGCCCTCGCGGCCCTCGCCCGGTCCGACGTCCTGGCCCGGGCCGTTTCGCGGCCGGCCGCCGCCACCGGCACCCCGGAGGCCCGGGACGCGGCGGCGGCCGTGCTCGCCCGGCCGGGCTGGGCACCCGACCCCGAGAGCGTGCTCTTCGCCGGGAACGGCCGGCAGGCCATCGCCGCCGCCCTCTCCGCCCTCGTCCCGCCCGGCGGTCGACTGGGCGTCGAGGCTCTCACGTATCCCCTGGTCAAGGCGGTGGCCGAGACGCTCGGCATCCGGCTCGTCCCGCTCGCCCTCGACGAGGAGGGGGTGCGGCCCGAGGCGCTCGCGGCGGCCCACCGGGCGGCGCCGCTGGCCGCCGTCTACCTCCAGCCCACCCTGCACAACCCGCTCTCCTCGACGGCGGGGGAGGAGCGCCGGGCCGAACTGGCCGAGCTGCTGCGGACCATGGACCTGACGGCGGTCGAGGACACCACCTGGGCCTTCCTCGTCCCGGACGCGCCCGCGCCGCTCGCGGCGCACGCCCCCGAGCGGGTCCTGCTCGTCGACAGCCTCTCCAAGCGGCTCGCCCCCGGTCTCACCGTCGGCTACCTCGTCGTCCCCGGGCGGTTCCGGGCGGCGGTGGCGCAGGCCCTGCGCTCCGGTGCCTGGACGGCGGGCGGGCTCGCCCTGGCGGCCGCCACCCGGTGGACGGCGGACGGGACGGTCGCCGAGGTGGTCGCGGCGAAGCGGGCGGACGCCGGGGCCCGGCACGCCCTGGTGCGGCGGCGCCTCGCCGGGCAGGCCGTCCGGACCTCCCCGTACGCGTACTACTGCTGGTGGGAGCTGCCCGCGCCCTGGCGTGCGGAGGCCTTCACGGCGGCGGCCGCCGCACGCGCGGGCGTGGCGGTCACCCCGGGCAGCGCCTTCGCGGTGGGCGGCCGGGACGGTACGGGGACGGCGCCGGACGCCCTCCGGATCGGCCTCGCGTCCCCGCCGCGAGGGGTGCTCGACGAGGCGCTGGGACGACTGGCGGCCCTGGCGGCGGAGGGGGCCGAGGGGCCGGAGAGGGGCTGA
- a CDS encoding alpha/beta fold hydrolase, with protein MPVIQTPATEVHYEDRGEGPALLLVHGHPFDHTMWRPQIERFSRTHRVVAPDLRGYGATPLGTAGPDGQRAVTGLDDFAEDLIALLDVLHIDTCVLAGLSMGGQIAMELVRRHPERVRGLVLADTFPAAETAEGKAARNAMADRLLAGGAEAMRAYADEVLDRMVAPYNTHAAPHVHRMMCATDPAGAAAALRGRAERPDYRKTLTTVPYPALVVVGRDDSYTPVADAEEMHALLPGSTLAVIEGAAHLPNLERPDAFDAVLETYLRSLVRPN; from the coding sequence ATGCCCGTCATCCAGACCCCCGCCACCGAGGTCCACTACGAGGACAGGGGCGAGGGCCCCGCCCTCCTCCTCGTCCACGGCCACCCCTTCGACCACACCATGTGGCGGCCCCAGATCGAGCGCTTCTCGCGCACGCACCGGGTCGTCGCCCCGGACCTGCGCGGCTACGGCGCGACACCCCTCGGTACCGCCGGACCCGACGGACAGCGGGCGGTGACGGGCCTCGACGACTTCGCCGAGGACCTGATCGCCCTCCTCGACGTCCTCCACATCGACACCTGTGTCCTCGCCGGCCTCTCCATGGGCGGCCAGATCGCCATGGAACTCGTCCGCCGCCACCCGGAACGCGTCCGGGGCCTCGTCCTCGCCGACACCTTCCCCGCCGCCGAGACGGCCGAGGGCAAGGCCGCGAGGAACGCCATGGCCGACCGTCTGCTCGCCGGCGGCGCCGAGGCGATGCGCGCGTACGCCGACGAGGTGCTGGACCGGATGGTGGCCCCGTACAACACCCATGCCGCCCCGCACGTGCACCGCATGATGTGCGCGACCGACCCGGCCGGCGCGGCGGCCGCGCTGCGCGGCAGGGCCGAGCGCCCGGACTACCGGAAGACGCTCACGACGGTCCCGTACCCCGCGCTCGTCGTGGTCGGCCGGGACGACTCGTACACCCCGGTCGCGGACGCGGAGGAGATGCACGCGCTCCTCCCCGGGTCCACGCTCGCCGTGATCGAGGGGGCCGCGCACCTGCCGAACCTGGAGCGCCCCGACGCCTTCGACGCCGTACTGGAGACCTACCTCCGCTCACTCGTACGGCCCAACTGA
- a CDS encoding DUF7144 family membrane protein, whose product MSQNTAPPRRPTSSSAAWASGGTLFAGVLMLVTGFMDVFQGIAGIAEDDVYTRVGDYVFKFDLTTWGWIHLILGVVVAIAGFGILKGAEWGRVAGIALASLNILFQFMFLPYQPWWALFSMAISVFVIWALATDDAYGREEKF is encoded by the coding sequence ATGAGCCAGAACACGGCACCACCCCGCAGGCCCACGTCCTCCTCCGCCGCCTGGGCGAGCGGCGGCACGCTCTTCGCGGGCGTCCTCATGCTCGTCACCGGCTTCATGGACGTCTTCCAGGGCATCGCAGGCATCGCCGAGGACGACGTCTACACACGCGTCGGCGACTACGTCTTCAAGTTCGACCTCACCACCTGGGGCTGGATCCACCTGATCCTCGGCGTCGTGGTCGCGATCGCCGGCTTCGGGATCCTCAAGGGAGCGGAGTGGGGCCGGGTCGCCGGTATCGCGCTCGCGTCCCTGAACATCCTGTTCCAGTTCATGTTCCTGCCGTACCAGCCGTGGTGGGCGCTCTTCTCGATGGCCATCTCGGTCTTCGTCATCTGGGCGCTGGCGACGGACGACGCGTACGGCCGGGAAGAGAAGTTCTGA
- a CDS encoding endonuclease/exonuclease/phosphatase family protein, producing the protein MDRVQTAQTVQTAEHGETAEPVNSSPAEATPGPAPESPPLRPRHRFTAWAAGLLLVVPALVAACRALDTDAMTPVPQLLSALPWLTVPAALALLLAAAARRRVLTFVSVLVLGATAWSAVPYMPQTVISYGLPLARVKVIASNVEFGEGTGSLIEVVRRESPQLVFVSECDRACRSALTQTFADALPHYAAVEEEGSAGSIVLSAYPLRDWRMIPAAMGMPGATADIAGVPVQLQLAHPLPPVPGQVSRWKRELGRVKEAVAARPTGPMLVAGDFNASQDHAAFRAILAAGGLQDAARRADESRRPTWPTEGPPLPPFVQIDHVLVRDFSVREVRFLDIPGSDHRAVLADLDLRGPR; encoded by the coding sequence GTGGACCGAGTCCAGACCGCGCAGACCGTACAGACCGCAGAGCACGGGGAGACGGCGGAACCCGTGAACAGCAGCCCCGCCGAAGCGACTCCCGGGCCGGCCCCCGAGTCGCCGCCCCTCCGGCCCAGGCACCGCTTCACGGCCTGGGCCGCGGGGCTGCTCCTGGTGGTACCGGCCCTCGTCGCGGCCTGCCGCGCCCTCGACACGGACGCGATGACCCCGGTCCCCCAACTCCTCTCGGCCCTCCCCTGGCTGACGGTCCCCGCGGCCCTCGCCCTGCTCCTCGCCGCCGCGGCCCGGCGCCGGGTCCTGACCTTCGTGTCGGTCCTGGTCCTGGGCGCGACCGCCTGGAGCGCCGTGCCGTACATGCCGCAGACCGTCATCTCGTACGGGCTGCCGCTGGCGCGGGTGAAGGTCATCGCGTCGAACGTCGAATTCGGCGAGGGCACGGGGTCGTTGATCGAGGTGGTGCGGCGGGAAAGCCCCCAGCTCGTTTTCGTGTCGGAATGCGACCGCGCCTGCCGGTCGGCCCTCACGCAGACCTTCGCCGACGCCCTGCCGCACTACGCCGCCGTCGAGGAGGAGGGCTCGGCCGGCTCGATCGTGCTCAGCGCGTACCCGCTGCGCGACTGGCGGATGATCCCGGCGGCCATGGGCATGCCGGGCGCCACGGCGGACATCGCGGGCGTGCCGGTACAGCTCCAGCTGGCGCACCCGCTGCCGCCGGTGCCGGGACAGGTGTCCCGGTGGAAGCGGGAACTGGGGCGGGTGAAGGAGGCCGTCGCGGCGCGGCCCACCGGGCCGATGCTCGTCGCGGGCGACTTCAACGCCTCGCAGGACCACGCGGCGTTCCGCGCGATCCTCGCGGCGGGCGGGCTCCAGGACGCGGCGCGCCGGGCGGACGAGAGCCGCCGGCCGACCTGGCCGACGGAAGGCCCCCCGCTGCCGCCGTTCGTCCAGATCGACCACGTCCTGGTGCGGGACTTCAGCGTCCGCGAGGTCCGCTTCCTCGACATCCCCGGCTCCGACCACCGGGCGGTGCTCGCGGATCTCGACCTGCGCGGGCCGCGCTGA
- a CDS encoding DUF2630 family protein: protein MENEEILDDIGALVEEERALRQRVGGLLPEERARLSELEVRLDQCWDLLRQRRAKAEFGEDPDTATLRPATEVESYRN from the coding sequence ATGGAGAACGAGGAGATCCTGGACGACATCGGCGCCCTCGTCGAGGAGGAGCGCGCCCTACGGCAGCGCGTGGGTGGCCTCCTCCCGGAGGAACGCGCCCGGCTGTCGGAACTGGAGGTCCGGCTGGACCAGTGCTGGGACCTGCTGCGGCAGCGGAGAGCGAAGGCGGAATTCGGCGAGGACCCGGACACGGCGACCCTCCGCCCGGCCACCGAGGTCGAGTCCTACCGCAACTGA
- a CDS encoding FUSC family protein, which translates to MARSSGPARLAPPAWLTAGFKPAPTPIPWAAVARAAVALSAPLAVGLAVGQPAYGALVSMGALSGVIGDTADAYRMRILNIAVPQLFGAVGVTLGTLVFGHGWVAVAVLTLVALVSGMISSIGAVASVSGLLLLLNAVVGAGLPMPEPWWKAPLLLGLGGLFVLLLTLLGWPLRRAAPERSAVAATYRSVAELFEATGTPAYDEKRQAVTASLNQSYDLVLARRARQHGRAPSLVRLLAQLNVAIPLVEAAPAAHLRAQLHGPLSATIQAAVRELADAVEEGRTGAPELDLPVPGRPAEKAVDHALRYAAAVVHKAEPDAYNVDDRLGRPAALRVRVRRTTRAVLFSEASWRYGLRLALCIGLAQALVSLIPVPRSYWVALTVTFVMKPDFGSVFSRAVLRAFGTAAGLLLAALVLAEVPRGWWDVPVMCVLAALIPAFSAKGYAFQTAAITPVILLLSDTLNQQGFDLVMPRLYDSLIGCGIALIAGYLLWPESWHSRIGDRLADAVADTAAYVTCAFGETEDQGGRLRARRKLYRDLSTVRSEFQRALTEPPPTGTRAAAWWPLVVAVERIVDATTAARIRVDHGAAGPDPAEVAAVERELRELAEGIRVSETLIEVRSELPGDENGVLAPLRQEVSAARAIAGPDLR; encoded by the coding sequence ATGGCACGAAGCTCAGGGCCCGCGCGTCTCGCCCCGCCCGCCTGGCTCACCGCCGGGTTCAAGCCCGCCCCCACCCCGATCCCCTGGGCCGCCGTCGCCCGCGCCGCCGTCGCCCTGTCCGCGCCGCTCGCCGTCGGGCTGGCCGTCGGGCAGCCCGCCTACGGGGCGCTCGTGTCGATGGGCGCGCTCTCCGGCGTCATCGGCGACACCGCCGACGCCTACCGGATGCGCATCCTCAACATCGCCGTGCCGCAGCTCTTCGGCGCCGTCGGAGTCACCCTCGGGACCCTCGTCTTCGGGCACGGCTGGGTCGCCGTCGCCGTGCTCACGCTCGTCGCGCTCGTCTCGGGGATGATCTCCTCGATCGGCGCCGTCGCCTCCGTCTCCGGGCTGCTCCTGCTCCTCAACGCCGTCGTCGGGGCCGGGCTCCCCATGCCCGAGCCCTGGTGGAAGGCGCCCCTGCTGCTCGGCCTCGGCGGGCTGTTCGTGCTCCTCCTCACCCTGCTCGGCTGGCCCCTGCGCCGCGCCGCGCCCGAGCGGTCCGCCGTCGCCGCGACCTACCGTTCCGTCGCCGAGCTGTTCGAGGCCACCGGCACCCCCGCGTACGACGAGAAACGGCAGGCCGTCACCGCCTCCCTCAACCAGTCCTACGACCTCGTCCTCGCCCGCCGTGCCCGCCAGCACGGCCGCGCGCCCTCCCTCGTCCGGCTGCTCGCGCAGCTCAACGTCGCCATCCCGCTCGTCGAGGCCGCCCCCGCCGCCCACCTCCGCGCCCAGCTCCACGGGCCGTTGTCCGCCACGATCCAGGCGGCCGTCCGCGAACTCGCCGACGCCGTCGAGGAGGGCCGCACCGGGGCACCCGAACTCGATCTCCCGGTCCCCGGGCGGCCCGCCGAGAAGGCCGTCGACCACGCCCTGCGGTACGCCGCCGCCGTCGTCCACAAGGCCGAGCCCGACGCGTACAACGTCGACGACCGGCTCGGCCGCCCCGCCGCGCTCCGGGTCCGGGTCCGCCGGACCACCCGCGCCGTCCTGTTCTCCGAGGCGTCCTGGCGGTACGGGCTCCGGCTCGCCCTCTGCATCGGGCTCGCGCAGGCCCTCGTCTCGCTGATCCCCGTCCCCCGCTCGTACTGGGTCGCGCTCACCGTCACCTTCGTCATGAAGCCCGACTTCGGCTCGGTCTTCTCCCGCGCCGTGCTCCGCGCCTTCGGCACCGCCGCCGGGCTCCTCCTCGCCGCCCTCGTGCTCGCCGAGGTGCCGCGCGGCTGGTGGGACGTCCCCGTGATGTGCGTGCTGGCCGCCCTCATCCCGGCCTTCTCCGCGAAGGGGTACGCGTTCCAGACGGCGGCCATCACCCCGGTGATCCTGCTGCTCTCCGACACCCTCAACCAGCAGGGCTTCGACCTCGTCATGCCCCGCCTGTACGACTCCCTGATCGGCTGCGGCATCGCGCTGATCGCCGGCTATCTCCTCTGGCCCGAGTCCTGGCACTCCCGGATCGGCGACCGGCTCGCGGACGCAGTCGCCGACACCGCCGCCTATGTGACCTGCGCGTTCGGAGAGACGGAGGACCAGGGCGGACGGCTGCGCGCCCGGCGGAAGCTCTACCGCGACCTCTCCACCGTCCGCTCCGAGTTCCAGCGCGCCCTCACCGAGCCCCCGCCGACCGGGACCCGCGCCGCCGCCTGGTGGCCGCTCGTCGTGGCCGTCGAGCGGATCGTGGACGCCACCACCGCCGCCCGGATCAGGGTCGATCACGGGGCCGCCGGCCCCGATCCGGCCGAGGTCGCCGCCGTCGAGCGGGAACTGCGCGAACTCGCGGAGGGAATCCGCGTGTCGGAGACCCTGATCGAGGTCCGGAGCGAGCTTCCCGGCGACGAGAACGGAGTCCTCGCGCCCCTCCGTCAGGAGGTCAGCGCGGCCCGCGCGATCGCCGGTCCCGACCTGCGGTAA